TATCTTACAACTATAATAAGCAGGCCAATTTTATTTCCCCGTTTGGAAAAGTAGTAAAAAGCAAAAACCTGGGATTGATAAAAGATTTCAATTTTAACCTGCTACCAAATCTTCTTAATTTTAGAATCGAAGTAAACAGGTTGTATTCTGAGAATACGCTACGGGATAATGATCCAAATAATTTTATTCCTATCAATACAACTTTCAACAAAAATTTCAATATAAACAGACTTTATGGTGTTAGCTGGGATTTGACGAAGTCTTTAAAACTGGATTTCAATGCGACAAACCTATCAGTCGTAGACGAACCAGAGGGAAGGATTACAGGTTTAAAACGAGATACGGTTTGGAACAATCTAAAGAGGTTGGGTAGAACAACGGACTATAATCATAATGTAACGTTAAGCTATACTGTACCTGTTAATAAAATTCCATATCTGGACTTTATTAATTTAGTAACCCGTTATCAGACACAATTCAATTGGATGTCCGAGCCTTTATTGAGTTTGAATGATCCAAATCTAAATTTTGGTAACAGCATTCAAAACTCAAGAACTATTCAGGTAAACCCAACTTTAAACATGAACACTTTATATAATAAGTTTGGGTTTTATCGTGAAATGAAGAAAAATCAAGGTGCCGGATTTACTGGAGCTTTATTGAACTTATTATTTAGTGTTAAAAACGTAAGCGGATCATATATTAAAAACGAAGGTACTTTCTTACCTGGTTATCTACCAAAAACAAATGCTTTGGGAATGGACTTTTCTATGGATGCTCCGGGCTGGGGCTTTGTTTTAGGTTCTCAGGCAGATTTACGCCAAAAAGCAATCGAAAATGGTTGGTTGACAAAAGATACTTTAATGAACCAGCTTTATGTACAATCATTTAATGAGAAAATCAATTTGAGAGGTACTTTAGAGCCGTTTAGGGACTTGAGAATAGAAATAACAGCTTTAAAGAGTAGCAGTAAAAACTACAGTACCAATTTTAGGTATGATGAAGACAGGCATGGGTTTTTCAATTTAAGTCCGATTACGGGTGGAGATTACAGCATTTCAGTTATTTCTTTAGGATCAGCATTTAAGGATAAAAATAGTAGCAAACACTCTCAATTATTTCAGGATTTTTTAGCCAATCGTAAGATTATTTCCGAAAGATTGGGAGATTTAAATCCAAATAGTACTGGAAAAAATTCAGAAGGCTATGCAGATGGATATGGAAAGAACTCACAGGATGTATTGATATCATCTTTATTGGCAGCATACTTAAATAAAGATCCTCATAGCATCAATTTAGGGAGTTTCCCGAAAGTTCCGGTTCCAAACTGGAGATTAACTTACAATGGTTTATCTAAATTACCCCTATTCAGTAACGTATTTACATCTTTTGATATTTCACACGGATATAATTCAACATATAATGTGAATAGTTTTAGTTCGCTGATAAGGTATAGAGAAACCAACGGGGCAGTGTCTTCGAGAGATGCGGCTAATAATGACTTTTTGCCATTCTATCAGTTTTCTCAGGTTACATTGTACGAGCAGTTTGTACCCTTATTAGGTGCTGATATGAGATTCAAGAACAACGTAACTATGAATGTTGAATACAGGAAGTCAAGATCTTTAAGTTTTAGTTTAGCAAATAGCCAGTTAGCTCAACAAAAAGACCATGCATTTGTTATAGGTTTCGGATACCGGACAAATAATTTCCGTTTCCCGTTTGGAATGTTTAATGGAACAGTACTTAAAAACGACTTGAATTTTAAGATTGATATAGCAATAAGAGATAATAAAACTGTGATTTACAGAGCAGATATAGATGATGCCGAAATCTCTGGAGGATCTAAAAATATTACGTATCGTCCAAGTATTGACTATGTTGTGAATCAAAGATTTAATTTAAGGATTTATTACGATACGAATATTACAAAGCCATATACATCACAAACATTTAATACTGCGTTCTCTAATTTTGGGGTAAATCTTAGATTTACAATTCAATAAAGAAACTAGGGATGTTAAAACATTTATTCTAATTTTGGGGTTCAAAATCAAAGAATGAGTAATAACGAGATATTTAAAAAACTTAGGGTTGCATTGCACTTGCGTAATGATGAAATTATCGAGATTATGGGGCTTGTAGACTTTCGTATTACAAAGAGTGAATTGGGTGCGTTTTTTAGAAAAGAAGATCATCCAAATTTCAAAAAATGCGGAGATCAGGTTTTAAGAAACTTTTTAAATGGATTGGTTATTCATATGAGAGGACGAAAAGAGACAGATAACGACGAAAATATAGAAGATTAAAATACATTTAGAATATATAATTATGAATTTTCCAGCTGAGTTAAAGTATACAAAAGACCACGAGTGGGTTAGAATAGAAGGAGATGCAGCTTATATTGGTATTACAGATTTCGCTCAAAGAGAATTAGGAGATATCGTTTTTGTAGATATTAATACCCTGGGTTCTGAAGTGACGGAAGGAGATGTGTTTGGTACTGTAGAAGCGGTAAAAACAGTTTCTGACTTATTTATGCCTGTTACTGCTACTATTCTTGAAGTGAATCCACAATTAGATGGAAGTCCTGAACTGGTAAATACGGATCCTTATGGTGATGGATGGATGGTTAAAGTAAGTTTACCAACGGCAGAAAGCAAAGGATTAATGTCAGCACAAGAATATAAAGATTTAGTGGGCGCGTAATCTATGTTAAAAGATATAAAGTATCAAGGTTGGGCAATTATATGGACTGTCGTAGTCTTGATACTTTGTAATTTACCTTCTTCAGATCTTCCTTCATCAGAAAAATTCTTCGAAGGATTTGATAAAATGTGCCACTTAGGTTTTTTCTTTGTATTGGCTGTTTTGCTTTTATATGGTAAGATTAAGCAACAAAAAAGCTACGAATACAGTTGGCTAACCATCATTAAAATAATTTTATTAACTGCTTTTATAGGCGGAGGGATAGAAATATTACAGTGGAAGGTATTCACTTATAGATCAGCCGAATGGTGGGATTTCTTTTCTGATATGGTTGGAGTAGGTATGGCCGTTTTTAGTTACATGATATTACACCGAAAATTCAAGCATGCTTAAAAGATATTTACTGATTTCATTTATAACAATTTTAGCTTTGCTTTTTAATTCCTGTTCAGTCTTTAAGCAGGGATGCAAATGCCCGAAGTTTTCTAACAGAAATGTAAATTTCTAGTTGTTTTTAAGAAACTTAATCTTAACCCATAACCTTATTTGGAACTATTATAAATAAGGCGTAAATTCGGAGCAAATCATTACGAAAATGAAACTTTCTCAATTAAACAAAGGCGAACAAGGAATTATCAAGGAGTTTACAGATTTAGAAATGTCTGTTAAGCTTATGGAAATGGGATGTTTGCCTGGAGAAGTTATTAAAGTAGAAAGAATTGCACCGTTGGGGTGTCCTATAGCTGTCAGCATTTCAGGCTACCAATTATCTTTAAGGGTACAGGAAGCTTCCACTATAGAGTTAATTTAAGATTGTATTGGAACATAACAGTATCAGAGTCGCACTGGTAGGTAACCCCAACACCGGGAAATCTACTATTTTCAACGCATTAACAGGTTTAAATCAAAAAGTCGGAAATTTTCCCGGCATAACCGTAGATAAAAAAACTGGTATCTGTAAATTACCAAATGGCAAGGTTGCAGAAATTATAGATTTACCCGGAACATATAGTTTATATCCTAAAAGTGTAGATGAATCTATTGTTTTCGAAGTCCTTTCAGATCCCAGCCAATCTTCTTATCCAGAACTAGTAATCATAGTAGCTGACGCTACAAACCTTAAAAGAAACTTACTTTTATATACTCAGATTGCAGATTTAAAGATTCCTGTCATCGTTGCGCTGAACATGATGGATCAGGCCGAGAAGGGGAATATAGAAGTCGATGCAGATGCATTGGCAAAAAAATTGAATATTCAGGTTGTGCCACTTGCTGCAAGAAAGGGGAAAGGAATAAATGAGCTGAAAGAAGCTATCGCAAATAGTACTTTACTTCCTTTGCAATATGAAACTATAGAAATAGATACTCTTGCTCCGCAACTAATCGCCGACATAAGACAGGAATTAAATATAGATAATTCATATGTCGCTTTGCAGATAGCTCATCAGCATGAGAATCTGAAGTATCTTGGTAAGGAAAAAAGCGATAGAATAGAGGAACTGGAGCAGAAACATCACTTCCATACACAAAAAGTACAGGCGCAGGAAACTATCGAGCGTTACAATTTCATTAATGAAATATTGGCGGATACCGTCAAATATAAATCCGTTGCTTTAGAAGAGAACATCAGCAATAAAATAGACCACGTTTTAACACATAAAGTCTGGGGATTTGTAATATTCTTAGCTATTCTGCTGTTTATATTTAATGCAATTTTTTCATGGTCGACCTATCCAATGGAGTTAATCGAAGGTCTTTTTGGATGGATAACAGAAGTGGGGCATGAAAATCTTCCCAAAGGGATGCTTACAAACCTTTTGTTGGATGGTGTTATTGCAGGACTCGGTGGGATTGTCGTTTTTATTCCTCAGATAGCCATTCTTTTTGCTTTTATAGCTATACTTGAAGATACCGGTTATATGTCCCGCGTTACTTTCATGATGGATAAACTGATGAGGAAATTCGGATTGAACGGAAAATCAGTTGTTCCGATGATAGGTGGACTTGCATGTGCAGTTCCGTCTATTATGGCGGCTCGAACTATAGAAAGTTGGAAAGATCGGATAATTACCATTATGGTAACGCCGTTGGTAAGTTGTTCTGCCCGCTTACCTGTATATACACTGTTAATCTCTTTAGTGATTCCAGAAAGAACCGTTTTTGGATTCTTAAATATTCAGGCTCTGGTATTAATGGGACTTTATATTATAAGTATTGTAGCCGCTCTTGTGGTCGCATGGGTAATGAAAATCATTATCAAAGCTAAAGACAAAGGTTATTTTATTATGGAAATGCCTGTTTATCGGATGCCGAGATGGAATAATGTACTGCTTACGATGTACGATAAATCCAAAACTTTCGTTTTGGAAGCAGGTAAAGTAATTATCGCCATTTCTATTATCTTATGGGTGTTGGCCACGTTTGGTCCCGGAAAAAGGTTTGAGCAAATCGATGCTAAATATGAAAAAGAATTAGCGACTGCCAACGAGGCACAAGCCGTACATATCGAAACCTTAATTTCAAAAGAAAAACTGGAAAACTCCTATATAGGAATTTTTGGGCATACCATAGAACCTTTGATACGCCCTTTGGGTTATGATTGGAAAATTGGAATTGGTTTGATAACATCTTTTGCCGCTCGCGAAGCATTTGTAGGTACTATGGCTACTATATATAGCGTTGATGGTGGAGATGAAGACACAAATACCATACGAGAGCGGATGGCGGTTTCAATAAATCCGGTTACTGGAAAACCGGTTTATACTTTGGCAACAGGAATTTCATTAATGTTATTTTATGCTTTTGCTATGCAGTGTATGAGTACTGTAGCTATTGTCCATCGCGAAACAAAATCCTGGAAATGGCCAGTAATACAGATAGTTTATATGACTGTTATGGCCTATGTTTGTGCTATGGTAGCTTATCAGCTATTGAAATAAGACTGTCCTTATGGATAAAAAAATTCAGATATTAAGTCAATATATGCCGGAGAAAGCTGCAATGCTTATTTCCGAATGGATAGATAAATATCGTTGTGAATTTAAGATTACAAAAGGCAGGGAATCGAAATTTGGTGATTACAGAGCTCCGTTTCGAAATTCTGGCCATAGAATCTCTGTAAACCATAATCTTAATCCATATGCCTTTTTAATTACTACGGTGCATGAATTTGCACATTTGCTGACCTTTAATCAATGGAAGGGGAAAGTAAAACCACATGGCGCCGAATGGAAGAACAATTTTAAAATGATGATGATTCCGTTCTTTGAAATGGAGATATTACCTTCAGATGTAGAAAAGGCACTTGCTAAATATTTAAAAAATCCAGCTGCATCTAGTTGTAGCGATCAGGTGCTTTTTGGTGTTTTGCGCAATTATAATGAAAAAATAGATAATGGCTTTGTGAGTATCACCGAAATAACAGAAAACCAGATTTTCGAAATTAAGACTGGTAGAAAATTTAAAAAGCTTTCAAAAAATAGAACCAGATACAAATGTCTTGAGATTTCTACTGGCAGGATTTACCTTTTTAGCCCCCTTGCAGAAGTAAGGGCCATTTCTTAAAATCAAGTTTTACATTAAATAAAGCTTTAACCACAAAATATCAGTATGGTAAAGTGATTTGCGGTTAAAGCTTTGAAGAAGAGGGCTATTCAGCTATAATTTTTCCTTTCATAAAAGTAGCATGTCCGGGAAAAGAACACAGGAATTCATAAGTTCCTGGTTTGTCCAATGTGAATGTAATCGAGTCGGATTCGCCACCACTTAAGAGTTTTGTATGTGCAATTATTTCGTTGTTTAAAGACTTAGGAATATAATCTGTAGATTTTGCTTTGATAGCTTCTGTATCAAAAGCATGTAAATCGGATCCCATTTTCAAGACAACGACATTATGGCCCATAACATCTTTTTTCATGGTTCCAACATGTTTTAGCGTCAAATGAACGGGTTCTCCAGCTTTAACTCTGAATTCTGTGGCATTAAATCTCATTTGATCATTACCTTCCAGCATAATATCCTGTGATAAAGGAGCCGAAGAGCTTGTAACAGGTGGTTCGGTTGGTTTTGTTTCTACCGGAGTAGTAGCGGTATTTTCTGTTTTTCTTTCTCCTGATCCTCCACAAGAGAAAAGCGCAAGACTCGCAATAACAGCGAATACGCTTAATCTGAATTTATTCATGATGATAGATTTTTTTGTTATGAATAAATTCAAGCAAAGATGATACCTTAATTTTAAAGAGAGGCGTTGAGAATCTCCGCTGCCTTTTTGACTTATTTTTATAAGACGCTTAGATTAGTAAATAAAATAAACCGCAGTACCGTATAAAGTAGCTTTAACAGTAGATACTTTATGCGTCTTTTTTGATTCCGTTATTTTCTTTCCACTCCTCACTAAAGGACTTTTGGTTCACTTCAGGCAATACTCTTTCTTTTCCCCATAATTTAGCGAAGAAGTTCCTTAGAAAGAAATTCTTCCATTTTCCACTAAAAAGGTCTACAAGCTTTCTGTTTGTCATTGCTTTTTTCCAGAAGAACCAACCTATATTTTCCGCTTTCGTACTTAAATTTTGATTTACGGCATCTCTGCGATTTAGCAAAAGCATCTTATGGATATCAATCTTAACCGGGCAAACCTCAGAACATTTTCCACATAAACTTGACGCATAGCTTAAATGTTTGAAATCTTTCATTCCCTGCAAATGGGGAGTGATAATTGATCCGATCGGGCCACTATAAGTTGTATCGTAGGTATAACCACCTATATTTTTATATATCGGACAGCCATTCAGGCAAGCGCCACATCGAATACAATATAACCCCTGTCTTTGTTCTTTTTGTGCAAGCAAGTTTGTACGGCCATTGTCCAGTAATATAACGTACATTTCTTCTGGTCCATCAGTTTCATGTGCTTGTCTGGGACCGCTTAAAATGCTGTTGTATACCGTTAGATTTTGTCCTGTGCCATGTGTAGCAAGCATAGGCCAGAAAAGAGCCAGGTCGGCAAAAGAAGGAATCATTTTTTCGAATCCTACAATCGCAATATGTACTTTGGGAAATGTTGTTGTCAGTCTGGCATTTCCTTCATTCTCTGTCAGAGCGATACTCCCCGAGTCTGCAATCAGGAAATTGGCTCCGGTTATACCGACATCAGCAGTAAGGTACTTATCTCTGAGAAGTTCTCTAGCCTTTAAAGTTAATTGTTCGGGAGTAGCATCTATTGGAGTACCAAACTTTCTGTTAAACAACTCGGCAATTTTTTCCTTATTTAAATGCATTGCCGGGGTTACAATATGGTAAGGCTTTTGTCCCAGCAATTGAACTATATATTCACCGAGATCTGATTCCAGGGATTCCACGCCATTTTTTTCAAGAAAATCATTTAAATGAATTTCCTCTGTTACCATAGATTTGGATTTTATGACACTTTTTGCCTGGTGCTTTTTTAGAATTTCAAGAATTTCTCTGTTAGCTTCCTGCGCGTCGTTTGCCCAAATTACTTTACCACCTTTTTTCTGGAAATTTGTCTCGAATTCTGGAAGGAGCTTGTCCAGATTTTCCATGACTTTCCATTTTATTACATGGCCTTTTCTTTTGGCATGTTCTAAATTGACCAGCCTGGACAAACCGCGATCTACTGCAACATCATATTTTCCAATATTATAATTGATGATGTCCCTGTGTTCCTTATCAAAAGCTTTTTCTGCAGAAGTACGTATAAAATCTTGGGCAAACGTTGTCATATTGCAAATGTAGAAATAAATGGCGTTTTTAACTATGTGAGTTTTTGGAGAATAGCTCTCATTTTAACTTTAATTTTTTTATAATCCAGTATTTGCCTACTTTTAAGAAGTATACAAAGCCGAGTTCATGTTTAAACCTACAACGATCAAAGACATTGCCAAGGCCTTGAATTTGTCGACTTCGACAGTTTCAAGAGCTCTTCGGGGAGGATATGAAATAAGCGAAGACACAAAGAAAATTGTACTTGAGTATGCGGAAAAGATTAATTTTCAGCGGAATCCAATTGCCTTAAGTCTTAGAGAGAGAAGAAGCTATTCTATTGGTGTAGTAGTTTGTGAAGTTGCCAATCAGTTTTTTTCCCAGGCAATTGATGGCATAGAATCTATTGCTTATAGCAAGGGATATCACGTTATTATATCACAAACTCACGATAAATACAATCGTGAGGTAATCAATACTGAACACTTGGCAAACAGGTCTGTAGACGGACTTTTAATTTCATTAAGTGCAGAAACTAAAGATTATGCCCACTTGGTGAGATTGCATCAGCAGGGTTTGCCGATTGTTTTTTTTGATAGAATTCTGGATTCTATAAAAACGCATAAAGTGACCAGCAACAATCGGGACGGTGCTTTTAAAGCGACGGAATATCTGATAAAAAAGGGTTGCAGACGTATTGCCCATCTGGCAAATGCATCGCAATTATCTATTACTTCTGAAAGAAAAACCGGTTATGAAGATGCTTTAGGGAAATATGGAATTCCGCTGGATGAGAATTTAGTAAGATATTGTGAGTACGGTGGAAGCAATAAGCAAGAGGTTGATGAAGCGGTAAAGTACTTTTTAGATATGCGCGATCGGCCTGATGCTATTTTTGTCGCAAGCGACAGATTAAGTACCGGATGCTTAGCTGCTTTAAAAAAATATAACGCCAAGAACAATATTCTAATTGCTGGCTTTAGTAATTCGGATGTTGTTGAACTTTTAAACCCTTCGTTATCTGCTGTTAGGCAACCTGCTTTTGAGATGGGGCGTAAAGCTGCGGAGATGTTAATCAGTCTGATAGAGAGTAAATATCCGGTGGAAGAGTTTGAAACAGCAATTTTGGAAACGACATTTCATGAAAATACCTAAACAACAATATAGGTATGTTGAAATTTGATGCCAGCTTTAAAGTGTTGCCTGACTTAATTTCTATAAGAAAAGCCAGGCAATTATAAAGCCGTGATTTTTTAGCAACTCAAAGATCTAACGATCTCGTCTATAGTCGCTTGTTTTTGTTCGCCGCTGTTCATATCCTTAAAAGTAAGTTTTCCGCTTTGCATTTCGTCACTGCCAATTACTATAGTGTATGGGATATGCTTGTCATTGGCATATTGCATTTGCTTTTTAAGTTTAGCGCCAAAAGGATAAAGCTCTGCGTTTATAGCGACGGAGCGCAGCTTCGCTAGCAAAGGAATTGCATATTGCTCCTCCTCTTTTCCAAATACACAGATTAATACTTTGGTACTTTCTTCTGCAGTCTTTGGAAATAAATTCAATTCTTCAAGAACATCGTAAATTCTGTCGGCGCCAAAAGAAACTCCTGCTCCTGTTAAGTTTTTTAGGCCAAACATTCCTGTAAGATCGTCATAACGGCCACCGCCGCCAATGGATCCCATTGCAACCTCATTGGTTTTTACTTCAAAAATACAACCGGTATAGTAATTCAGGCCTCTGGCTAATGTAAGATCAAGCTCTACTTTCGCTGTTTTAATGTCGAAACCAGCCAGATAAGAGAAAACAGTTTCTATTTCTTCGATTCCTTTTAAGCCATTTAACGAATCTTTTAACACCATTTTCAGTTGGGCGAGTTTTTCGTTATTGCTGCCATTTAATAGAATAACCGGTTTTAAAATTTCTAAGTCAGCTCCGGTAAAACCTTTGGATAGTAATTCTTTTTCTACCCCATCCAAACCAATTTTATCCAATTTGTCGATAGCAACGGTCATATCAACAATTTGATTGGGCTTACCAATCAGTTCGGCAATGCCGGTTAATATTTTCCTGTTATTGATTTTTATACTGAAATCTTTAAGGCCTAATTTCGATAAAGCTTCATCATATATACATATAAATTCGGCCTCGTTTAACAAAGAATCGGAGCCAACAACATCAACGTCACATTGGTAAAATTCTCTATATCTTCCTTTTTGTGGTCTGTCTGCCCGCCAAACTGGTTGAATTTGAAAACGCTTGAAAGGAAAAGTTATCTCGTTCTGGTGCATGACCACAAAACGGGCAAATGGAACAGTTAAATCGTAGCGTAGTGCTTTTTCCGATATTAATGGTAAA
This genomic interval from Pseudopedobacter saltans DSM 12145 contains the following:
- a CDS encoding DUF1456 family protein, producing MSNNEIFKKLRVALHLRNDEIIEIMGLVDFRITKSELGAFFRKEDHPNFKKCGDQVLRNFLNGLVIHMRGRKETDNDENIED
- a CDS encoding VanZ family protein; this translates as MLKDIKYQGWAIIWTVVVLILCNLPSSDLPSSEKFFEGFDKMCHLGFFFVLAVLLLYGKIKQQKSYEYSWLTIIKIILLTAFIGGGIEILQWKVFTYRSAEWWDFFSDMVGVGMAVFSYMILHRKFKHA
- the hisS gene encoding histidine--tRNA ligase, translating into MATIKASVPKGTRDFGPIETQKRNYIYNTIKSVFRKYGYQEIQTPTMENLDTLTGKYGEEGDKLIFKILNSGDFYEKASAKKTAEGDFSSKSILPLISEKALRYDLTVPFARFVVMHQNEITFPFKRFQIQPVWRADRPQKGRYREFYQCDVDVVGSDSLLNEAEFICIYDEALSKLGLKDFSIKINNRKILTGIAELIGKPNQIVDMTVAIDKLDKIGLDGVEKELLSKGFTGADLEILKPVILLNGSNNEKLAQLKMVLKDSLNGLKGIEEIETVFSYLAGFDIKTAKVELDLTLARGLNYYTGCIFEVKTNEVAMGSIGGGGRYDDLTGMFGLKNLTGAGVSFGADRIYDVLEELNLFPKTAEESTKVLICVFGKEEEQYAIPLLAKLRSVAINAELYPFGAKLKKQMQYANDKHIPYTIVIGSDEMQSGKLTFKDMNSGEQKQATIDEIVRSLSC
- a CDS encoding LacI family DNA-binding transcriptional regulator, coding for MFKPTTIKDIAKALNLSTSTVSRALRGGYEISEDTKKIVLEYAEKINFQRNPIALSLRERRSYSIGVVVCEVANQFFSQAIDGIESIAYSKGYHVIISQTHDKYNREVINTEHLANRSVDGLLISLSAETKDYAHLVRLHQQGLPIVFFDRILDSIKTHKVTSNNRDGAFKATEYLIKKGCRRIAHLANASQLSITSERKTGYEDALGKYGIPLDENLVRYCEYGGSNKQEVDEAVKYFLDMRDRPDAIFVASDRLSTGCLAALKKYNAKNNILIAGFSNSDVVELLNPSLSAVRQPAFEMGRKAAEMLISLIESKYPVEEFETAILETTFHENT
- the feoB gene encoding ferrous iron transport protein B, with protein sequence MEHNSIRVALVGNPNTGKSTIFNALTGLNQKVGNFPGITVDKKTGICKLPNGKVAEIIDLPGTYSLYPKSVDESIVFEVLSDPSQSSYPELVIIVADATNLKRNLLLYTQIADLKIPVIVALNMMDQAEKGNIEVDADALAKKLNIQVVPLAARKGKGINELKEAIANSTLLPLQYETIEIDTLAPQLIADIRQELNIDNSYVALQIAHQHENLKYLGKEKSDRIEELEQKHHFHTQKVQAQETIERYNFINEILADTVKYKSVALEENISNKIDHVLTHKVWGFVIFLAILLFIFNAIFSWSTYPMELIEGLFGWITEVGHENLPKGMLTNLLLDGVIAGLGGIVVFIPQIAILFAFIAILEDTGYMSRVTFMMDKLMRKFGLNGKSVVPMIGGLACAVPSIMAARTIESWKDRIITIMVTPLVSCSARLPVYTLLISLVIPERTVFGFLNIQALVLMGLYIISIVAALVVAWVMKIIIKAKDKGYFIMEMPVYRMPRWNNVLLTMYDKSKTFVLEAGKVIIAISIILWVLATFGPGKRFEQIDAKYEKELATANEAQAVHIETLISKEKLENSYIGIFGHTIEPLIRPLGYDWKIGIGLITSFAAREAFVGTMATIYSVDGGDEDTNTIRERMAVSINPVTGKPVYTLATGISLMLFYAFAMQCMSTVAIVHRETKSWKWPVIQIVYMTVMAYVCAMVAYQLLK
- a CDS encoding azurin, with the translated sequence MNKFRLSVFAVIASLALFSCGGSGERKTENTATTPVETKPTEPPVTSSSAPLSQDIMLEGNDQMRFNATEFRVKAGEPVHLTLKHVGTMKKDVMGHNVVVLKMGSDLHAFDTEAIKAKSTDYIPKSLNNEIIAHTKLLSGGESDSITFTLDKPGTYEFLCSFPGHATFMKGKIIAE
- a CDS encoding LutB/LldF family L-lactate oxidation iron-sulfur protein — encoded protein: MTTFAQDFIRTSAEKAFDKEHRDIINYNIGKYDVAVDRGLSRLVNLEHAKRKGHVIKWKVMENLDKLLPEFETNFQKKGGKVIWANDAQEANREILEILKKHQAKSVIKSKSMVTEEIHLNDFLEKNGVESLESDLGEYIVQLLGQKPYHIVTPAMHLNKEKIAELFNRKFGTPIDATPEQLTLKARELLRDKYLTADVGITGANFLIADSGSIALTENEGNARLTTTFPKVHIAIVGFEKMIPSFADLALFWPMLATHGTGQNLTVYNSILSGPRQAHETDGPEEMYVILLDNGRTNLLAQKEQRQGLYCIRCGACLNGCPIYKNIGGYTYDTTYSGPIGSIITPHLQGMKDFKHLSYASSLCGKCSEVCPVKIDIHKMLLLNRRDAVNQNLSTKAENIGWFFWKKAMTNRKLVDLFSGKWKNFFLRNFFAKLWGKERVLPEVNQKSFSEEWKENNGIKKDA
- the gcvH gene encoding glycine cleavage system protein GcvH, which produces MNFPAELKYTKDHEWVRIEGDAAYIGITDFAQRELGDIVFVDINTLGSEVTEGDVFGTVEAVKTVSDLFMPVTATILEVNPQLDGSPELVNTDPYGDGWMVKVSLPTAESKGLMSAQEYKDLVGA
- a CDS encoding SprT family zinc-dependent metalloprotease, with translation MDKKIQILSQYMPEKAAMLISEWIDKYRCEFKITKGRESKFGDYRAPFRNSGHRISVNHNLNPYAFLITTVHEFAHLLTFNQWKGKVKPHGAEWKNNFKMMMIPFFEMEILPSDVEKALAKYLKNPAASSCSDQVLFGVLRNYNEKIDNGFVSITEITENQIFEIKTGRKFKKLSKNRTRYKCLEISTGRIYLFSPLAEVRAIS
- a CDS encoding FeoA family protein, with amino-acid sequence MKLSQLNKGEQGIIKEFTDLEMSVKLMEMGCLPGEVIKVERIAPLGCPIAVSISGYQLSLRVQEASTIELI